One Lutzomyia longipalpis isolate SR_M1_2022 chromosome 4, ASM2433408v1 DNA segment encodes these proteins:
- the LOC129796613 gene encoding MAU2 chromatid cohesion factor homolog → MSSSQDSCYISLLGLAEYFRTSNPPEIRKSIQCLQALNSLHPPQKVEARTNLQIGQLLMAHTSNYDLARFHLEQAWTLAENIVAFDDVKFVTASLLAQLYQQQEDVSSLPKSNKVLRKAIELSQSNFYWHSRLLLQLAQLHASNKQFILATELLSVGIDVSEEYNAVFMKILFMLSKAMILIVVRRTNEVTTILSLAGAIIETQLHNLHQKEYIKVFFLVLQVCYYLVIGQVKTVKPYLKLLQQSIQIIMAPNFPSDEGVASCGNTTENIMWLPKEQLYVLVYLVTVSHSMMAGYMDKAQKYTEKALSQIDKLKQAKKQPILYVFQIILMENIIMCRLVMGNKFIAIQEIAFARDICLQSPNSQLVVTHLAQLHCLLGLYSMSISLFEHAERQFISCIDETHDRELKLFANLNLAIVYLRTKREQQLGLILEAISVESAHSLHNQALLGSFYYIQGLNSFYKSNFHDAKRFLRETLKMANSEDLNRLTACTLVLLSHVFLSIGNSKESMNMVTPAMQVASKIPDIHVQLWGSAILKDLHRMSRDTILESEAYNNHLAFSQTLLADHYKCTKSSEHNLINWFTGLPPTSNLATESCSSVTASCEMNMSSSSTAFSSQ, encoded by the exons atgtcttcttcACAGGATTCTTGCTACATCTCCCTTTTAGGATTGGCTGAATACTTTCGCACATCAAATCCACCGGAAATACGAAAGAGTATACAATGTTTGCAAGcattaaattctcttcatcCGCCACAGAAAGTAGAAGCTCGAACGAATCTCCAGATTGGACAACTTTTAATGGCCCATACGAGTAACTATGATTTGGCTCGATTTCACCTGGAACAAGCG TGGACACTAGCAGAAAATATTGTTGCATTTGATGATGTAAAATTTGTAACAGCTAGCCTTTTGGCACAGTTATATCAGCAACAAGAAGACGTCAGCTCGCTCCCGAAATCGAATAAAGTTCTTAGAAAGGCAATTGAACTTTCACAGTCCAATTTTTACTGGCATAGTCGATTGCTTCTTCAGCTTGCT CAACTTCACGCGTCAAACAAACAATTTATACTTGCAACTGAACTTCTATCTGTGGGTATTGATGTCAGCGAGGAATACAATGCCgtttttatgaaaatcctttttatgcTGAGCAAAGCaatgattttaattgttgTACGAAGGACTAATGAAGTTACAACTATTCTTAGTCTAGCAGGAGCTATTATAGAGACACAGCTCCACAATTTACACCAGAAGGAATACATTAaggtattttttcttgttctccaAGTATGCTACTATCTCGTGATTGGACAGGTGAAAACGGTTAAACCGTATCTAAAACTTCTTCAGCAAAGTATTCAGATAATCATGGCACCAAATTTTCCTTCAGACGaag GTGTAGCCAGTTGTGGAAACACAACTGAGAATATAATGTGGCTTCCGAAGGAACAGCTCTACGTTCTCGTATATCTGGTAACAGTATCTCATTCAATGATGGCTGGATACATGGATAAGGCACAGAAGTATACGGAAAAAGCGTTGTCACAAATTGACAAGCTTAAGCAGGCAAAGAAACAGCCAATCCTCTATGTCTTTCAGATAATCCTTATGGAGAATATTATTATGTGTCGTTTAGTGATGGGAAATAAGTTCATTGCCATACAGGAAATAGCTTTTGCACGCGATATTTGCCTACAATCACCCAATAGTCAACTAGTCGTAACTCATTTGGCTCAGCTACATTGCCTTCTTGGCCTCTACTCAATGTCTATAAGCTTATTTGAGCACGCTGAGAGACAGTTTATTAGTTGCATTGATGAAACACATGACAGAGAACTAAAACTTTTTGCTAATCTTAATCTGGCAATAGTGTATTTGCGAACAAAACGAGAACAGCAGCTGGGTTTAATTCTCGAAGCAATATCAGTAGAGAGTGCACATTCATTACACAATCAAGCACTTCTTGGAAGTTTCTACTACATTCAGGGactgaattctttttataaaagtaattttcatgaTGCAAA gCGTTTTTTGCGTGAGACACTCAAAATGGCTAACTCGGAGGATCTTAATCGTTTAACAGCATGTACTCTAGTTCTCTTGAGTCATGTATTTTTAAGCATTGGTAACTCCAAAGAGAGCATGAATATGGTGACACCGGCAATGCAGGTAGCTTCCAAGATACCAGATATTCATGTCCAACTATGGGGAAGCGCTATTCTAAAag ATTTGCACCGAATGTCCCGTGATACAATTCTTGAGTCAGAAGCTTATAACAATCACTTGGCATTCTCTCAGACTCTACTAGCAGATCACTATAAATGCACAAAATCATCTGAGCACAATCTCATCAATTGGTTTACAGGACTTCCACCCACGTCTAATTTAGCCACTGAATCATGCTCCAGTGTAACTGCAAGCTGTGAAATGAACATGAGTTCCAGTTCAACAGCATTTTCatcacaataa
- the LOC129796617 gene encoding eukaryotic translation initiation factor 2D: MFIKQFKVKSKTVLRSSDRNKLYNKIAGKYPNLSDKNFCCIFPSSGCIYHTKIITNSGSTVLVYSEKKQPMFFELASGNIYPTVYTMWLVADLLPKITTHPSVLPIMAKGANLMARGVVKQGKGVQAWGCISRGDVVAVNLTSNTHVCAVGIFSQSSNDLYLNGGNGVCVEILHVFGDKLWAIEPTACSQIPVGKCAVPELTETDFPELGAENAQRRIDTGSLTSKDDHIELDNSVGVIDEVEGTNQKEEQSPDDVLKKAFLTALKFDRQKLTLPLLTSTFYANHVQVVAPENFNIKDTSYKKFTKFMQQMVEEGFLEKKSSNIDSTPADLPIQLLTAMTKLYIVSDATFAFFSIYSHKSGKGLQENEIEKHLMQYVKKRNLIQENGKLIKLDEVLAGICGGQVNSLESYNTVLQDILAKMPANFEMRAKERDKVLNIQISLSTRKGNKKVTLVSNLDSHGIFIPDFANRCKVGVQASTTVIQTATAKGDTLLIQGNQVRFVYNLLTETYRIPKGKVSGLELAGKEPKKNKNK, encoded by the exons ATgtttattaaacaatttaaagtgaaaagtAAAACTGTGCTCCGAAGCAGTGACAGAAATAAACTCTACAACAAAATCGCAGGAAAATATCCCAACTTATCAGATAAAAATTTCTGTTGTATTTTTCCGTCATCTGGGTGTATCTAtcatacaaaaattattacaaattcaGGGAGTACAGTTTTAGTTTATTCGGAAAAGAAGCAGCCTATGTTCTTTGAATTAGCAAGTGGAAATATTTATCCTACGGTTTATACCATGTGGCTGGTTGCAGATCTTCTGCCAAAAATAACAACACATCCTTCGGTTTTACCAATCATGGCCAAAGGAGCTAATCTAATGGCACGAGGAGTCGTCAAACAGGGTAAAGGAGTGCAAGCTTGGGGATGTATCAGCCGAGGGGATGTTGTAGCTGTAAACTTAACTTCCAACACACACGTATGCGCTGTGGGAATTTTTTCGCAATCAAGCAATGATTTGTACCTTAACGGTGGAAATGGAGTTTGCGTGGAAATCCTCCATGTATTTGGTGACAAGTTATGGGCTATTGAACCCACAGCATGCTCGCAGATTCCTGTCGGAAAATGCGCTGTACCGGAGCTCACAGAAACCGATTTCCCAGAGCTAGGAGCCGAAAACGCACAACGAAGGATAGATACTGGATCATTGACCAGTAAAGACGATCACATAGAACTTGATAATTCAGTTGGAGTCATAGACGAAGTGGAAGGGACAAATCAAAAAGAGGAACAATCTCCAGATGATGTACTGAAAAAGGCTTTCCTGACTGCTTTAAAATTCGACAGACAGAAACTCACGCTTCCACTACTCACTAGCACTTTCTATGCAAATCATGTGCAAGTTGTAGCTCCAGAGAACTTTAACATTAAGGACACCTCATACAAAAAGTTCACTAAATTTATGCAGCAAATGGTCGAAGAAGGATTTTTAGAG aaaaaatcatctaatATTGATTCAACACCTGCAGATTTACCCATCCAACTTCTAACTGCAATGACAAAACTCTACATTGTTTCAGACGCTacatttgcttttttttccatctattCTCATAAAAGCGGAAAGGGCTTACAGGAAAATGAGATAGAGAAACATTTAATGCAGTATGTAAAGAAGAGAAATCTCATCCAGGAAAATGGGAAACTTATCAAACTTGATGAGGTTCTTGCGGGAATCTGCGGGGGTCAGGTCAACTCTTTGGAGAGCTATAATACGGTTTTACAGGATATACTTGCTAAAATGCCGGCTAATTTTGAGATGCGCGCTAAAGAAAGGGACAAAGTACTTAATATTCAGATAAGCCTCAGTACGCGGAAAGGCAACAAAAAGGTCACACTCGTAAGCAATTTAGACTCACATGGCATCTTTATTCCCGATTTTGCTAATCGATGCAAAGTTGGAGTTCAGGCAAGCACAACAGTAATTCAAACGGCCACTGCAAAAGGAGATACTCTTCTCATACAAGGCAATCAAGTTCGCTTTGTTTATAATCTTCTTACTGAAACTTATCGTATTCCCAAAGGAAAGGTATCAGGCTTAGAATTAGCTGGCAaagagccaaaaaaaaataaaaataaataa
- the LOC129796623 gene encoding coiled-coil domain-containing protein 112-like, whose amino-acid sequence MAEVKITKRSPIACTCLLSKLKCQENYLINVQPNLEVFLEDEESTSEEKKLLAEIDFLQKRSMMDLISVEKTAQKIVNSMRESIAELKGLDIKIQNYNLKEYRERILRIEENIVKMQNTNKLNIGKLKFENIDIIEAIPLFVDLIKDEYRTYNIVPHRVSQMHFRTLKPVDEYLYKDVKAFDQFLKDFGGHTGGWEDEQHVIFIKYKTKYHKNIQKITEILLELIPGITTDDIKNHNKWFEEYMKLKENRKKKLEEWRKSK is encoded by the exons ATGGCAGAAGTTAAAATCACTAAGCGTTCTCCTATAGCTTGTACTTGCCTCCTTTCAAAGTTAAAATGCCAAGAAAACTATTTAATCAACGTACAGCCGAATCTAGAAGTATTTCTGGAAGATGAAGAGTCCAcatctgaagaaaaaaaacttctcgcTGAAATTGACTTTCTACAAAAGAGATCAATGATGGATTTAATTTCTGTAGAAAAAACAGCACAGAAAATTGTGAACAGTATGCGGGAATCAATTGCAGAGTTAAAAGGATTGGATATAAAAATCCAGAATTATAATCTTAAAGAATATCGGGAACGTATTCTACggattgaggaaaatattgtaaaaatgcaaaatactaATAAGCTTAATATTGGAAAGCTGAAATTTGAGAATATAGACATTATAGAAGCAATTCCACTATTTGTTGATCTTATTAAAGATGAATACAGAACGTATAATATTGTCCCCCATAGAGTATCACAGATGCATTTTAGAACACTCAAGCCTGTCGATGAATATTTATATAAGGATGTAAAGGCGTTTGACCAGTTTCTCAAAGATTTTGGTGGACATACAGGGGGATGGGAAGACGAACAGCatgtaatatttattaaatacaaaacCAAATATCACAAAAACATCCAAAAGATCACAGAAATTCTCCTAGAGCTCATACCTG GTATAACAACAGATgatattaaaaatcataacAAATGGTTTGAAGAATAcatgaaattgaaagaaaatcgcaagaaaaaattggaagaGTGGAGAAAGTCTAAATAA
- the LOC129796620 gene encoding luciferin sulfotransferase: MEFNNNKGELNFPFEIKKIEPELNDQLLKDFTGEKTGFVQVGKEKWFFPSQYSSMAEKFYNFQARSDDIWVVTFPRSGTTWTQELVWMIANDLDYQGAQREPLTKRFPFFEFAAFLHPETKAELMRLNTESPQNQAFVDEISVPAYTFLPNITKRRFIKTHFPFSLLPPSVLKSGAKIIYVARNPRDVAVSFYHLNRLYRSQGYTGDFHTYWGYFERNLAPWMPYWTHIREGWEHRDHPNVLFMLYEDMNSDLTSTIRRVADFLGKSLNDMDIDCLSNYLSIEQFRKNNSVNCTELKEIHLLNSGEQEFVRRGKTDGWSEEYTPELKERVKNWILKNSKDLPFKFPCDLL, encoded by the exons ATGGAATTCAATAATAACAAAGGTGAATTAAACTTTCcatttgagattaaaaaaatagaaccgGAACTTAATGATCAACTCCTCAAGGACTTTACAG GAGAAAAAACAGGATTTGTGCAGGTTGGAAAGGAGAAATGGTTCTTTCCTAGCCAATATAGCAGCATGGCAGAGaagttttacaattttcaagcACGTTCAGATGATATTTGGGTTGTAACATTCCCACGTTCAGGTACAACCTGGACGCAAGAACTCGTATGGATGATTGCCAATGACTTGGACTACCAAGGAGCTCAGAGAGAACCACTCACAAAGCGCTTTCCCTTTTTCGAGTTTGCTGCATTCCTGCATCCTGAGACAAAGGCTGAACTGATGCGGCTTAATACCGAATCGCCGCAGAATCAAGCATTTGTGGATGAAATATCGGTGCCAGCGTatacatttttgccaaatATTACTAAGAGGCGCTTTATTAAAACTCACTTTCCATTCAGTTTGTTACCACCGAGTGTGCTTAAGTCTGGTGCTAAAATTATCTATGTAGCACGGAATCCACGAGATGTAGCGGTATCCTTCTACCATTTAAATCGTCTTTATCGCTCTCAAGGATATACAGGAGACTTCCACACCTACTGGGGTTACTTTGAACGCAACTTAGCACCTTGGATGCCTTACTGGACACATATTCGCGAAGGATGGGAGCACAGAGATCATCCAAATGTCCTTTTTATGTTATACGAAGACATGAATTCCGACCTCACTTCCACAATTAGACGTGTAGCAGACTTTCTCGGGAAGTCATTAAATGATATGGACATAGATTGCCTTTCGAATTATCTTAGCATTGAACAATTCCGAAAGAACAATTCTGTTAATTGTACTGAACTCAAGGAGATTCATTTATTGAATAGTGGCGAACAAGAATTTGTTAGACGCGGGAAAACTGATGGATGGAGTGAGGAGTACACACCAGAATTAAAGGAAAGAGTAAAAAATTGGATACTTAAGAATTCCAAAGATTTACCTTTTAAATTTCCTTGTGATCTGTTGTAG
- the LOC129796619 gene encoding peroxisomal membrane protein PEX13, with translation MDSEGYHTQEGSTNFQNIMTPEAGQINTHMGRIPTSLPPPLPPRLQQPSLGFRQTYNSPFGGYQNHFGYGAGTGYSGYGGYNGYGTYGNFNNYGGFGAENYGRYSGYRGYHLDAENRFIQMAEETSRPALQSIENLVAAFGNIASMLDSTFFAINSSFRAILGVTANVGKLRSLFTQFISTFTLFQGLAWLWRKVLYTFGISKIPPNSLSFKAAFETAAAQIGDSNQKEKSIGQKASPWPILLFLGFILSAPYLIMRLLGVTSTTSIEESKNPQQWTNYIPTRVIYDFDATNPEELTIRAGQVVRVAPKEVQNLHSLMNTGWALASLDGCESGLVPINYLSRPGEMSLQK, from the exons atggACTCCGAAGGATATCATACACAAGAGGGATCGACGAACTTTCAAAATATCATGACACCTGAAGCTGGACAGATAAATACACATATGGGGCGGATTCCAACATCATTGCCTCCACCCCTGCCACCTCGGTTGCAACAACCAAGTTTAGGATTTCGTCAAACGTACAATTCGCCCTTTGGAGGGTACCAAAATCATTTTGGTTATGGTGCAGGAACAGGTTATAGTGGGTATGGTGGCTACAATGGGTACGGAACGTACGGAAACTTTAACAACTATGGAGGATTTGGTGCAGAGAATTATGGACGATACAGTGGCTATCGTGGATACCATTTGGACGCTGAAAATAG ATTTATTCAAATGGCCGAAGAAACATCAAGACCTGCTCTTCAAAGCATAGAAAATCTTGTAGCAGCATTTGGAAACATTGCATCAATGCTAGATTCCACATTTTTTGCGATCAATAGTTCGTTCAGGGCAATACTTGGTGTTACTGCTAACGTGGGTAAACTTCGAAGTCTTTTTACCCAATTTATTTCAACTTTTACACTTTTTCAAGGTTTAGCCTGGTTATGGAGAAA agttCTATATACGTTTGGTATATCGAAGATTCCACCAAATTCTCTGAGTTTTAAGGCGGCATTTGAGACAGCTGCTGCCCAAATAGGAGATTCTAaccagaaagaaaaatcaattggtCAAAAAGCAAGTCCATGGCCCATCCTACTATTCCTTGGTTTCATTCTGTCTGCACCGTACCTAATAATGAGGCTATTAGGCGTAACTTCAACAACGTCCATTGAAGaaa GTAAAAATCCACAGCAATGGACAAATTACATTCCTACAAGGGTTATCTATGATTTTGATGCCACAAATCCGGAGGAGCTGACAATACGGGCTGGGCAAGTAGTACGAGTTGCACCAAAAGAAGTTCAAAATCTTCACTCTCTTATGAATACCGGTTGGGCGTTAGCTTCTCTAGATGGATGCGAATCCGGTTTGGTACCCATAAACTATCTTTCGCGCCCAGGAGAAATGTCTTTGCAAAAATGA
- the LOC129796607 gene encoding PAX-interacting protein 1, giving the protein MTENLFKEVKYYVTGKLDPKVKELLNNGGASCSKFMVDYITHVICGLNFDENEISQASDLYELPSVTEEWVHASIKLGRLATTKAYEPLGNKLFSGCIFALSDVSVKDRKTLYATLTFHGAQVEKNFTNKTTHLVCGSASGNPYVKALSLGEKVVIVTPDWVTKCLQTKTHAEPLDFHPNLIINMENPKANEVAQQTLANIIGFDFEEGIAKTELPVPKSTGEIVPVSSTATSGLSQSLAITVTTTKPSQTVAQGQSVNPSQGIIPNQMAQIRNTLILQQPTSSPRAAMQQQLQNKNMIQQQQFQLQIRQTNSIQQNPSNQSVFQQQTSQQTGQMISGIKQQINVKQGDVEHQMTQGLQAEANQPIIRQQLIQQQNPSGTNLQHQIISQQTHIIATPTSQQILQQHVLNAQTKTQQQQVQFIQTTPQQAQKLKSGAMIHIQQNSQGQQQQIFSNQLQSTGNLGQQVQNKHIILGQQINQTQQGLQQQSQSIHSQQQPQSIVIINQSSLKPPHQQMQQQQQIPQQLTGGGPQQNTSQATPQQPIQSTSQGQSQIIGHHPQNIQYLHTMQNQQQQQMTFQMQQKPQLNMSGGQIVQQNSSNQNTLLSQQGQPTQQVVHQIVQSAQSAITGQSQQQQRMVTMAGQQQQAGLQTGQQQWATPQGPYVRATRPHWQGGAPGPQRQLIHLDAQTHAHLQTLDPVRRAEYIAKLQQSKQRGIMLRQQVFPAGVRPGTAPQGIVTAQLPTGGHQHILIQSQMPGGLSPQKQVQWLRQNRPLLLRQATAPGLSPISQQSPAAVIQQQTPQTPSQQAQSSGGHFHPVDAGTAPPPHYQRVMLQMQQTGSQGQTKVITPAAGGNQGATGQTAVPRSGFPTTPTEMTPSTPEGTAAVLQTSAIQGVSQQPSHPENPTAAGQMINKTKTALANMLNSRLSGANNGALGGAGVPESEPSAAGTLRMMTAQHNAALSLSGTPRTPQDIISMQRRTLGNITNNSTVGSAVTAQLPQGQMPIVVPQSPVSTGPLKGTAPFSPGRVPIPPRPQFYGHNPNLKLPPDLFLLGCTFFVVEYDETNKTDLPSWRELIQKHGGEIELFYCQKVTHVLCRTQRHGVVMQAIRDSKRCVTAYWLNDTIIRRQVQPPWQALHLPAPSTFGMQKPASRHIIAISGFEGDERIRIKNMVEESGAKFTQYFSKQNTVLICKKPEGAKYRRAKDWAIPVVNATWLSDILLGNLSSMSQYEITKYQQYNLMGPFRIEYGLVPHLMTAWKSPINLTQESHERVKRCLSEPSNAPIVKKMRTLPLLEPIPDEIICTKTPEGEDVPKVLFSQVDNLDGLTRAVTTLGGIVVQNPLEATHLVMTRLTRTQKLMLAICVVRHVVSTNWLMDSAKEGHFLPLDAYFIRDAAFEENFNCNIHETVKNPNRGQLFNGKTFYMTPSVRPSVRELSQMIEVSGGKVDKARRSVVKIQEANAQSPDSYIILSCANDLHLLSDLTRSGKQNRIICTTEFVMRSIMTQKIDIEPHILKYY; this is encoded by the exons atgacaGAAAATCTGTTTAAGGAAGTAAAATACTACGTGACCGGAAAGTTGGACCCCAAG GTGAAGGAACTTCTGAACAATGGTGGTGCATCCTGTTCTAAATTTATGGTGGACTACATAACTCATGTAATATGTGGATTGAATTTCGACGAAAACGAAATATCACAGGCGTCAGACCTATACGAATTGCCATCTGTGACGGAAGAATGGGTTCATGCGTCTATTAAGTTAGGGCGCTTGGCTACTACGAAAGCATATGAACCCCTtggaaataaacttttctctgGTTGTATATTTGCCTTGAGTGATGTTAGTGTAAAAGATCGAAAAACCCTCTATGCAACACTCACGTTCCACGGGGCCCaagttgaaaagaatttcactAATAAAACTACCCACTTAGTATGTGGCTCAGCATCGGGAAATCCGTATGTCAAGGCTCTGAGTCTCGGTGAAAAAGTTGTAATTGTAACACCTGATTGGGTGACAAAGTGTCTACAGACGAAAACCCACGCAGAACCGCTAGACTTTCATCCTAACTTGATTATAAATATGGAGAATCCAAAGGCAAATGAAGTTGCTCAACAAACACTTGCAAACATCATTGGATTTGACTTTGAAGAAGGCATTGCCAAAACGGAACTACCAGTTCCGAAATCTACTGGTGAAATTGTTCCTGTGAGCTCTACTGCAACTTCTGGACTTTCACAGAGCCTTGCAATAACAGTCACAACAACAAAACCAAGTCAAACAGTTGCACAGGGGCAGTCAGTGAATCCATCCCAAGGAATAATACCCAATCAAATGGCTCAGATTCGCAATACACTCATTTTGCAGCAACCAACAAGTAGCCCAAGAGCTGCAATGCAGCAACAGCtacagaataaaaatatgataCAGCAACAACAATTTCAACTTCAGATACGCCAGACAAATTCTATCCAACAAAATCCGTCAAATCAGAGTGTATTTCAACAGCAAACATCTCAACAGACGGGTCAGATGATAAGTGGTataaaacaacaaataaatgTTAAGCAAGGTGATGTTGAACATCAAATGACGCAGGGTCTACAAGCTGAAGCTAATCAACCAATCATCCGTCAGCAACTAATTCAGCAACAAAATCCATCAGGAACTAATCTTCAGCATCAAATAATCTCCCAGCAAACCCATATTATCGCAACTCCAACATCTCAACAGATACTCCAACAGCATGTTCTCAATGCTCAAACAAAAACGCAACAGCAGCAAGTTCAGTTCATTCAGACAACACCGCAGCAAGCACAAAAACTGAAATCAGGTGCAATGATTCACATCCAACAAAATTCACAGGGACAGCAGCAACAAATCTTTTCGAATCAACTCCAAAGCACTGGGAATCTGGGGCAGCAAGTGCAAAACAAACATATAATCTTGGGACAACAGATAAATCAGACTCAACAAGGGCTCCAACAGCAATCGCAATCGATACATTCCCAGCAGCAACCACAGAGCATAGTGATTATTAATCAATCTTCCCTGAAACCACCCCATCAGCAAATGCAACAGCAACAACAGATCCCACAGCAATTGACTGGAG gtggACCCCAGCAAAATACATCTCAAGCAACTCCCCAACAGCCGATTCAGTCTACATCTCAAGGGCAATCGCAGATTATAGGCCATCACCCCCAAAATATCCAATACTTACATACAATGCAGAATCAACAACAGCAACAGATGACATTTCAGATGCAGCAAAAGCCTCAACTTAACATGTCCGGAGGGCAAATTGTGCAGCAAAATTCATCGAATCAAAATACATTGCTATCACAACAGGGTCAACCTACGCAGCAAGTAGTACATCAAATTGTACAGAGTGCCCAGTCTGCTATTACGGGACAGAGTCAGCAGCAACAGAGGATGGTAACAATGGCAGGGCAACAGCAACAAGCAGGTCTGCAGACGGGTCAACAGCAATGGGCTACACCACAAGGACCATATGTAAGAGCTACTCGACCTCATTGGCAAGGTGGTGCTCCTGGACCACAGCGACAGCTCATACACTTGGATGCCCAAACACATGCTCATTTGCAAACATTAGATCCCGTCCGCCGTGCGGAGTATATAGCGAAATTGCAACAGAGCAAACAACGAGGAATTATGCTTCGACAACAGGTGTTTCCTGCTGGTGTACGACCGGGAACAGCTCCACAAGGAATTGTAACAGCTCAGCTACCAACAGGGGGCCACCAGCATATTTTGATTCAGAGTCAAATGCCAGGTGGATTATCACCACAAAAACAAGTACAGTGGTTACGTCAAAATCGTCCGTTACTTCTACGACAGGCAACTGCTCCAGGATTGTCACCTATTTCGCAACAGTCACCAGCTGCAGTAATACAGCAGCAGACACCACAGACTCCAAGTCAACAGGCACAATCTTCAGGTGGGCATTTTCACCCCGTAGATGCTGGAACTGCACCACCACCGCACTATCAGCGCGTTATGCTACAGATGCAGCAAACTGGATCACAAGGACAGACAAAGGTAATAACGCCAGCTGCTGGAGGTAACCAAGGAGCAACTGGACAAACAGCTGTACCCCGTAGTGGTTTTCCAACAACCCCTACAGAAATGACACCAAGCACACCAGAAGGAACTGCTGCTGTGCTGCAGACATCTGCGATTCAGGGAGTTTCGCAGCAGCCATCCCATCCAGAGAACCCTACTGCAGCAGGGCAAATGattaataaaactaaaacCGCATTGGCTAACATGCTCAATAGTCGATTAAGTGGAGCCAACAATGGGGCTCTAGGAGGAGCTGGTGTGCCAGAATCTGAACCGTCTGCCGCGGGAACGCTTCGTATGATGACAGCTCAACACAATGCTGCTCTTAGCTTGTCTGGTACTCCTAGAACTCCTCAG GATATCATCTCTATGCAACGACGTACTCTGGGAAACATAACGAACAATTCAACTGTGGGATCTGCTGTTACAGCTCAGTTACCACAGGGTCAGATGCCGATCGTTGTACCACAATCTCCAGTTTCTACTGGTCCGCTAAAGGGCACTGCACCCTTCAGTCCAGGTCGTGTACCAATTCCACCACGCCCTCAATTTTATGGACACAATCCCAACCTTAAGCTACCGCCAGATTTATTCCTTCTTGGGTGCACCTTCTTTGTTGTAGAGTACGATGAGACCAATAAGACAGATTTACCATCTTGGCGTGAGCTAATTCAAAAGCACGGGGGAGAGATAGAATTGTTCTACTGTCAGAAAGTCACTCATGTTTTATGTCGTACACAAAGACATGGTGTGGTGATGCAAGCAATAAGGGATTCGAAGAGATGTGTCACAGCTTACTGGCTCAATGACACCATTATACGTCGACAG GTCCAACCACCATGGCAAGCATTACATTTACCCGCTCCAAGTACTTTTGGGATGCAAAAACCTGCGTCAAGGCATATAATTGCCATCTCGGGTTTCGAAGGAGATGAAAGAATACGCATAAAAAATATGGTTGAAGAATCTGGAGCAAAATTTACACAATATTTTAGCAAACAAAATACAGTGCTAATATGCAAGAAACCCGAAGGTGCAAAGTATCGACGGGCAAAAGATTGGGCAATTCCCGTGGTCAATGCCACATGGCTTAGTGATATACTTTTGGGTAATCTCAGCTCAATGTCTCAATATGAGATCACAAAGTACCAGCAATATAATCTTATGGGGCCATTCAGGATTGAGTATGGTCTTGTGCCGCATCTAATGa CGGCATGGAAATCTCCGATTAATCTAACCCAAGAATCACATGAAAGAGTTAAAAGATGCCTCTCAGAACCATCAAATGCTCCAATAGTAAAAAAGATGCGAACATTGCCTCTGTTGGAGCCCATACCTGATGAAATTATATGCACCAAGACACCGGAAGGGGAAGATGTaccaaaagttcttttttctcaaGTCGATAATCTCGATGGATTGACCAGGGCAGTCAC GACCCTTGGTGGAATTGTAGTGCAGAATCCTTTAGAAGCGACTCATTTGGTAATGACACGTCTCACACGTACGCAGAAGTTAATGCTGGCCATTTGTGTGGTGCGTCACGTAGTTTCCACCAATTGGCTCATGGATAGTGCCAAAGAGGGTCATTTCTTGCCTTTAGACGCCTATTTCATCCGTGATGCCGCCTTCGAGGAGAACTTCAATTGCAATATCCACGAGACTGTGAAAAATCCTAATCGTGGACAATTGTTTAACGGGAAAACATTCTACATGACACCAAGTGTACGACCTAGTGTACGTGAACTATCACAAATGATCGAAGTCAGTGGCGGTAAAGTTGATAAAGCCCGACGATCTGTGGTTAAAATTCAAGAGGCAAATGCACAATCTCCAGATAGCTATATAATTCTAAGTTGTGCAAATGATTTACATCTTTTATCAGATCTCACTCGTTCTGGTAAACAGAATCGCATTATTTGCACTACAGAGTTTGTTATGCGGAGTATTATGACGCAGAAAATTGATATTGAGCCCCATATTCTCaagtattattaa